The window CGGATGCCGGCCGACTTGCCGCGGCGCCAGACCACCTGGCAGCTCTGCCCGGTCCGCGCGTCGCGCGAGAACGCCATCCGGATCACACCCGGCAGCTGGCTCGCATCCTCGTCCATCGTGATCCTGGCACCCGAGGCCGAGATGTCCTCGACCAGACAATGCCGCGCCGCGAACCCGCCCTCGAGCGTGATCCAGGCGTGCCGCGACAGCAGTTTGCGGGCCGCGCGCTTCTTGGGCTGGGGCATTGG is drawn from Bradyrhizobium diazoefficiens and contains these coding sequences:
- a CDS encoding PilZ domain-containing protein; translation: MPQPKKRAARKLLSRHAWITLEGGFAARHCLVEDISASGARITMDEDASQLPGVIRMAFSRDARTGQSCQVVWRRGKSAGIRFL